A stretch of DNA from Leptospira wolffii serovar Khorat str. Khorat-H2:
GTCTGGAAGATTCTTCTCGCTGCGGCTTCGTATCTGGAATGTAGAAATTTGGGAAGGAACTCCTTCTCTTTCAGAAATTGGAGGGGAATCTCTCCGAAATTGCGGATATCCAGATTTAAGCGATGCGCGGACGGTTTGGATTCTCCTATATTATGGATTCTGGCTAGTAACCTTCCCAGAATGGGAAGGTTCTCTTGGCTAAGTTCTTCTACGAGTCTTCCCTTCTGCAAGGGCCATAAGGTATAATAGATTCCCTTAGTTTCCCGGACCGTGACCCCGTTTTCCAACTGTAAAGGAGCGATTACGGGGATCTCGGAATCCTCCAACTCTTTTAGAAAACCATGTTCTTCTAATATTTGGTCCAGAGTCCAACGTCCCGGTCTGTAGAATTTTACGATAATCCGTCCGCCTTCTTCCAGTCCCACATCGTAAACGCGATTTTCCAGGCTGTTTAGTGCCAGACAATGACCGGAAACGGGAAAGCCCGCGTCTTCCACCGCTGTCAGGACGGAATCTATATCCAATCGATTATAGAATTCTTTTCCGGGGATCTCCATGGCAGCTAGTCTCCTACCAGAAGTTTTCTTCTCAAGCTGGAAAATTCCTTTAAGATTGCTCCTAAGAATAATTGCACCTTGCGAGGCTCGTCCAATTTGTCCTTATGTCGAAGAATGTAAACTTCCGTTTTTCGAATCAAATAGCGTAGGTCTTCCCAATTCCCCAGCTCTTTTCTAAAGAGTTCCAAAAGATCCGCGTAACTATTCTCTTTTCTCTCAGGTTTTGCGAACTCGGAATGGATTCTATCCAGAGTGTCCAGTAACTCTTTCTTAAATTTGGTAGGAGATCCTACAAGAGTCTCCTGCAGATTTTCAGGTGTCCAGGCTGGGAATTCTTTCCAAAAGCTGCCATGGTCCGGAAAGCCGGATAGAATCCGACTCGCTTCTTCCGGTCCAATATTCTTCACATTCTCTATTTTTGCGCCTTGGGTGTTCACGTTATACACCGGAAAATCCAAGGAATTAGCGGATTCTTCGAACCAATGGCGATATAAATCCAGAACGTAATCGGTAAGCACTTCGGATCCTGTGACGGCAGGCACGTATCGGGTGTCCCTTTTTCGGACGATACTTTCGTTGATCTTTTCCAAACTAGTCCTACGGTTTAGAAGAGTCAGCCATTTCTCGTTATGGTGGGTTCCAGTAGAATGGATCTCCCTACCCGAATAGGCCAGATCCTGTCCGACTAAAAAGCAAGGTTTGCAGCCTAATCCCCGCAAAAGATCGAATGCAGTCGTGGCGACGCTTCCTCCCGATTGCACGTCCCCGATGGGCCCTAGTAATGTCTCCGCGCTACGGCTTCCCGCAGTCGCCTCCCGCTTCAATTCTCCGGATGCGTCCACAAGATACTTTGCGGTAAGACTATGCACCACGGATTTAAATTTCAAATTTCTTAATATGGGAGGAGAGCTAACTAAGTCCGCAAAAAGAGGAATTTCGGAGGTATCCTCTCCTAAAAAATGGAATACGGAATGGGTTTGGGCGTCCAGAGTCATGACTCCGTCCGGAACGATTCCGTGTTTTAGCAATACTTTTAGGGAAGTGTCGCAGGACATTATGAAAACTTTATTTTGTACGGACCGGATCCATTCGCATTGTCGTCTGAGGTTCGGTCCCGCCGAAACGAGAAGAGAAGGAACCCCTTCGAATTTTCCTTTTAAGGATTCGATTCTCGTCCTGGGATTGAAGGAAGAAAGATAATTTGCGGTATTCACTAAGGAATTTTTTACCCAGATTCTTTCGAATTCGAATTTGGTGAGTAGATCGCTCATTTTAGAGGACAGAATCTTTTTCAAACGTATATCTATCTCGGCGTAGAATACTTCGTCCGTGGAAATGCTTGCGGCATTTCGCAACACTCTGATTCCGGAAACTCTTTCCACGGGTAGGGATTCTATATAATTCCAAAGAAGAGGGAGAGAAGATTCTCCTAAGAACAAATGCCTTCCCGGAATTTCCATAACAGGCTCGAGCCACTCGTTCCAAAGTGGAAATAGAAGATCTTTTTCCCGGTCGATGAGAAGTAGGATCTGCCCCGGTTCCAATTTGGAATGTACTTCTCGGATGAGATGAGGGTTCCCGAGGCCTAGTATCGCCACTAAATCCGTGGATTGGATGGAAACAGAATCGGTTTGCCTTTTTGCTTGAGTGAAAGGCGCTACGGAACTTGCCAAAGCACGTCCGTCTCTAGAAAGAAAAAATTCTTTCGGATTCTTTGCCGCCTCTAAGCGAAAGCGGGAAGGATCCGCAGGGGCTTCCTGGAAATATAGACGGAGGTAGGGTTTTTTCCCGAATATTTCTCTTGTTTTTTCCGGGAGATCGTGAGACATAATACTCCTAGGCATTCCAGAGTCTGCCCGATTCTGGTCACTTGCAATCAATTTCCCATAGAAACACAAAAAACCATATGTATCTGAAAAGCCTGAATATTGTTGGATTCAAGACCTTCGCGGACGAGACGGAAGTCATTCTCGATCCGGGATTTACCGCAGTCGTAGGACCTAATGGTTCCGGTAAATCGAATATAGTCGACGCATTAAAATGGGTCTTCGGAGAAAAATCCGCCAAGGGACTCCGCGGGGACAAGATGGATGATGTCATCTTCCACGGTTCCGAAGCTCGCAAGCCCGCGGGCTACGCCGAAGTCAGCGTGGTCTTCGATAATTCTTCCAAACTCATTAAGATGGATTATCCCACCATCAAATTGACCCGCAGATTGTACGCGGACGGAAATAACGAATATCTAATCAACGATTCCAGAGTACAAAGAAAGGAAATCGAAAAGATTCTACTAGATACCGGTATCGGTAAATCCAGTTACTCCATTATGGAGCAAGGTAAGGTGGATCGTATTCTTCACTCCAAGCCAGAGGAAAGGAGGCTGATCTTCGAAGAAGCCGCCGGAATTTCCCGCTTCAAGATGGAAAGGCAGGAAGCCTTAAAGAAACTTTCCGACACCAACCAGAACCTTCTTCGCATCCAAGACATCATGAATACCATGAAGAAAGAAATGGAGGTCAAGGAGAAGCAAGCGGAAAAAGCGGAGGAATATTTCCGATTGAAGCAGGAATTGGACGAGACCGATAAGGTGATCCGTTTTCTGAAATTCGATACTCTTACCCGTAAACATTCCAATTCCGAGAACGAACTGAAAGAGATCAAGGAGAAGAACCGTGTTCTCTTGGAGAGAATCTCCTCCGAGACGGGAAGGATCGAGCTCCTGGATTCTCAAAAATCCGAATTAGAGAAGAAGGTGGCGGAGATCGACAAAAAACTCCTGGACCACCTGACTCAGACTCAGATCCAAAAAGACAAGGTCGAAAGCAATAAGGGCATTATCCAGGATTATGTGGATCGGATCGCCGAGATCCGAGAGACTCTTTCCAAAGAGGAATCCTCCCAGAGCATCCTGCAGATCGAAAAAGAAAAGCTGGAAAAAGAAGCGATCGATCTAGAGGGAGAAA
This window harbors:
- a CDS encoding motility associated factor glycosyltransferase family protein produces the protein MSHDLPEKTREIFGKKPYLRLYFQEAPADPSRFRLEAAKNPKEFFLSRDGRALASSVAPFTQAKRQTDSVSIQSTDLVAILGLGNPHLIREVHSKLEPGQILLLIDREKDLLFPLWNEWLEPVMEIPGRHLFLGESSLPLLWNYIESLPVERVSGIRVLRNAASISTDEVFYAEIDIRLKKILSSKMSDLLTKFEFERIWVKNSLVNTANYLSSFNPRTRIESLKGKFEGVPSLLVSAGPNLRRQCEWIRSVQNKVFIMSCDTSLKVLLKHGIVPDGVMTLDAQTHSVFHFLGEDTSEIPLFADLVSSPPILRNLKFKSVVHSLTAKYLVDASGELKREATAGSRSAETLLGPIGDVQSGGSVATTAFDLLRGLGCKPCFLVGQDLAYSGREIHSTGTHHNEKWLTLLNRRTSLEKINESIVRKRDTRYVPAVTGSEVLTDYVLDLYRHWFEESANSLDFPVYNVNTQGAKIENVKNIGPEEASRILSGFPDHGSFWKEFPAWTPENLQETLVGSPTKFKKELLDTLDRIHSEFAKPERKENSYADLLELFRKELGNWEDLRYLIRKTEVYILRHKDKLDEPRKVQLFLGAILKEFSSLRRKLLVGD
- a CDS encoding serine/threonine protein kinase, giving the protein MEIPGKEFYNRLDIDSVLTAVEDAGFPVSGHCLALNSLENRVYDVGLEEGGRIIVKFYRPGRWTLDQILEEHGFLKELEDSEIPVIAPLQLENGVTVRETKGIYYTLWPLQKGRLVEELSQENLPILGRLLARIHNIGESKPSAHRLNLDIRNFGEIPLQFLKEKEFLPKFLHSRYEAAARRIFQTYSEISCNVPVHRIHGDCHKGNLILTANGFCFIDFDDFVTGPAIQDLWMLLPFGDKRADYERQLFLEGYREFREFSDSWFDLVEPLRGLRYIHYSAWIAKRWEDPSFPNAFPHFGTDEYWEKETNDLERLAYDLPETREEKESDTSFAREEELTNKDFFWDMED